In Nakaseomyces glabratus chromosome I, complete sequence, the sequence GTTATGATAGTTTTGTAAGTATTTGGCTTATCCTTTTGTctcaaatatttgaaagattgAGAATTACAATACAATTGAGTATAACTACAAGGAGTGACAGGTGGGAATAGCTATGGATGTAAGGAAGCAGCTGTATCTGCAATGTTTGAATAGGGAATTTGCCCAGGTTCTGGCAAAGGTGAGGGGTATGTCTACTGAATCACTGGATTATAACTTCCTACAAATGTACTTAGGTCGGAGTTGCCAATGGGCTCATGTACCTTCAATTGACTACCTATGGATGCGATTTGTGATGAAGGAGCCCCTGCTTCTTGTTAGGCCCCAGGTGCTTTGCGATATGGCTACCATTGCGCTCAATAACGATAAGGGGTTTTTGCCGTCACAATTGTTGAAGCATTACACTATGAACTATCTCAATAAGAGGCATATCTCCTTTGATGATCCAGTGTTATACCATCTGAATAGAGTTAAAGTAGAGAGCTTCGCAAAAGGTACCAAGGATAGGACAACATTCATGGAAAAATGGAAAGTGTTCTTGCAGGATATAGATGACAAGTTTCCAACTAGCTATAAATTTAGGATACGAGATTACATGAACTTATCACAAGCCTCTAGAACTGCCACTCAAGAAAGACTAGGGTCCATGCTTTTCGACCAAGACCAGATCACTATAAAGAACCCGACTTCAATGTCACTGCTCTTGAACATAATTTTACTCCATAAGGGTATCTCAACGGACTACAAACTAGCAATATTTGAACAGTTCCTAAGATCATCTAATGGAGCAGCATTGATTGATGACTCAATACAAATCCTACTGAGATTAGTTGACGGCAATAGTTCCCAGCTCCGGAATCTGCTGGAAACTCTGAAGAGTGTTGACGTTAAAATCTCAGCCACCACTTGCAATGAAATTGACAGCTGTAAGGCCAAATTGCAATAGTGTGAGCAAGTGCAATATGCCTTTGTAGCTTTTTAACCGTTATGGTATATGACTTCAGACAATATTCACGATTAACGATACTCATTGATGGTATATAGAACTAAAACTAATGTAAATACTTAATATATTCCGTGATAATAACTGAGCTGGCAATAATGTCATTTAAAATGTTACTTAATTTGTGAATCATCTGGCTATTTGTGTAATATTGAACGTTGACTGATAAAGCTCTTGCCAATGTGATGAGCTACATATGGGATTAATATTAGTTGGAGATATCTAACCTTATGAGGATGGCATTAATGAGTCCTTATTTAAAATCCAAACAAACCTCGCTGCGACTGCTACTGTCGAAAGATCGAATTGACTATAAAGATGAGTATGGACCAACCTGCCAGaatcaacttcttcaaaggaCACCCCAGTTTCCGGTTGTTGCCTAATGAAGAGATAGTAGAAGCCACCAGACAATTGCTCACCAGCGAAACTAGAGATTATGACGATGACACAAGGAATAGGCACCCATTGACATATGGTCCTGATGAAGGCGCTCTATGGGTGAGGCAACAGATATGTGATTTCAACAACAGGCTGTTTGGTAGTGACTCAAAACCGGAGTTTTTAAACTTGAGCAGTGGTTCCTCATACGGATGCCTGAGTGTCTTATTACATACTACATTACCTCACACAAATTTTACTAGACAGGCGTTCATTATATCACCAACTTATTTTCTGATCAATGATTGTTTTATTGATGCTGGATTTGGTTCAAAGCTAACTGCAATTGATGAGGAAGGAGAAGACTCCATTAACTTTGAACAATTACTAAGCAAATTGAGGCACTTTGAAGAATTATATGGTAATAGCAATGGCGATGTATCGATTATCCAGAACCCAAATAAACCAACAAAAAAGGTGTACAAATATGTAATGTACTGTGTGCCAACCTTTGCAAATCCGAGCGGCAAGAGTTACTCTTTGGAAACGAGAACTAAATTGATAGAGATAGCAAGAAGATATGATATGTTAATAATATGTGATGATGTCTACGATCTATTAGATTACTCGACAGATGTTCATGAGTGGCCAAGACCTCAAAAAAGGCTTGTACATATTGATAGGGCTACGGCACctgatgataatgaattTGGCAACACTATATCTAATGCGACATTTTCCAAGATCATTGCCCCTGGTCTAAGGTTTGGTTACCATGAGACtataaatgataaattAGCTGCTCAGCTCTCTAGAGGTGGTGCCAATGTGTCTGGTGGTACACCTTCACAATTAAATTCAATGATAGTTGGCACCATACTTCAAAATGGGAGTATGGAAAGAATATTAGGTAAACTAAGAGAAACTTATAAAACTAGATCAGTTGCAATGTGGGATTCATTGCAGAAACACATGCCAAAGGACACACATATCTCGTCTCCCAAAGGTGGCTATTTCGTTTGGGTAACCTTACCACCCGGGTATGATGCCAAGAAAATAGGAAAAAAGCTAAAAGATGAGCATGGAGTAATACTGGCAAATGGATCAGACTTTGAAGTTATAGGAGATGAAAGAGGGTGGGGTGACAGATCAGTGCGTCTTTCCATTAGTTTTCTCGAGACTCCTGATATCATTGAAGGTTGCGAGTTATGGGGGAAAGTGTGCAAGGAGATGGCACCCAGTTCATAGAATGCATATGTACGTAGACTAGTAATTAATCATCTAACAGCTATGGAATGGTTCATATCCACAGTTTACTATACTTGTCATTTGACTTTGATCACTAAACACGTTTAGATAGAATGGTAATTTGTCAAAATTCCGGGAAAACTGCCTTTCTCACCGAAGAAATGGCAGGAATCTCTTTACAACTGCTATTATGCTCTCGGCTTGACAAGTATGGGTATCAGTTTCAATACCTAGAAACATACACATCGCATCGTGAGTTTCATAACTATTTATCGTCTTACTCACAGGTTTTCTACCAGACAAAAGCTTTGATCAGGGAACTTAAAACATCTTCTGCGAAGCAAAAACAAGATAAAAGACCGAGCAAGCAACTGCTTTGATCGCTTATAGCACATATTACCTATAAGATTACGTTTACTACTAGATATTAACTACAAAAGAGAAAGCAAACACGAGTCACACACAGTAGATACCATGCACGACCCACAAGAAGAATCATACTCTATGTATCCAAAGACCTCATctccaccaccaccacctcAAGCCAATATGCATTTTCCTGTTTACCAGACTCCTATGATGTACGGTTACTCGCAGAACCCATACATGTATGCTGGTCAGGCTCCAGGTTATCATTTTGGTATGATGAACCAAGGTCAAATGATGTACCAGCCTAATGCTATTCCTCAACAACCTAATGGTGGTGCTGGCGGTTCTAAGAAGAAATGGAACATGAATAATAATATGGGTGCTTCTTCTGGATCTAGTGCCAACTTGTCCAACGGGAAGACTCATAATTACCATAATAGCTCACATGCTGCGAGTTATCACCCTCaatcatcttcttctacttCTGGAGGAAGTACTGCCAAGAATGCTTACACCCCAGCTGCAGCAGATCCATTGAAGTTCAACATCTCAAAGATTAAAGAAGAGACAACTTCCTTCCCAATGTTTTTTAATACAAACGAAAAGGACTTTGCAGAAGCTAAGGCCAAAAGATACCATCTAAGTTTGAAGGCGTTGGATCATGAAGAACAACCAATTCAAAAGGAACCCCAGGTACAATCAGAGCAAGTGAAACAGGAAGAACAGattcaaaagaaacaagatTCCCAACAACTTAGCATCGAAGAAGAGGATATAAAGGATCTGAAAAGTGGAGATAAAACTGATATCGTACTTCCAGAAACCACTACTAATAAGGAAAATATTCAGCAAGGTACTGAAATCAAAGTAAGCTCGCCAGAAATGGGAAACAAGCAGGCTAGTGGTTCACCAGTGGAGGAAACTGCTACTCCTTATATAACACCGGCACCAACACCAAAACCAGCTGCCAAATCCTGGTCTGCTATTGCATCCAGCGCTATTTCTAAAGGGAAGCCCTCCAATGTATCTTCACCAATCTCAAGGCCAGGATCTACCCATCAGCAACCTcagaagaaatcaaaaaagtACGTTCCTGCGACCCCAAAAGGACTTGAACCATTAGGATCAGTAGCTCTAAGAATGTGCTTCGACCCAGATTATGTCTCATACACGTTAGATACTGCCAAAAACGAAGACAAACTGCCAATTAGAGAGATAATTCCAAGAGGTATTATAAATAATGCTAACATCTGTTTCATGAGTTCCGTTTTGCAAGTGTTATTGTACTGTGCGCCTTTTGTAGATATTTTGAATGTTGTCAGTACTAGAAATATGAACGCAAAGAGTGGCTCTTCCTCGGCGAAACTATTGGACGCCTGTCTAACAATTTATAAGAAATTTGACAAGGCAAACTATGAAAaggagaaggagaaggagtcagaaaaagaaaagccTGGTTCTAAAAAGTCCTCTCCACCAGCTTACGCGTCCATCACAGAAGCGGTCAATCCAGATGAGTTTTATAGATCTCTATCAACAATTCCAAAATTTAAAGATTTGAGATGGGGTCATCAGGAAGATGCTGAAGAATTTTTAACACATTTATTAGATCAACTTCATGAAGAATTGATTTCTGCCATTGATTCACTATCAGAGAATGAAATACTAAACCTACTACAAAGTATTCATGACGAAGATTTGAAGATATACATCATTCGTAACTTGAGTCGCTATAAGGATGCGGAATTCATCAAAAACATGTCACCACAACTGAAGGACCAAATTAACAAATACGGAACAATTTCTGATGATTCTGAAGAAGGAAATGGCTGGCATGAAGTTAGTGGTTCTAGTAAGAAGGGCAAAAAGACAAAGACAGCTGCTAAGAGAACCGTGGAATTTATCCCATCCCCTATTTCTAACCTGTTTGGCGGCCAGTTTAGATCTGTTCTTGATATTCCACAGAACAAAGAATCTCAATCCATTACATTAGATCCATTCCAAACTATTCAACTAGATATCTCGGACCCAGGAGTTGATAGTCTAGAGGCTGCTTTAAAGAAATTCAGTGAATATGAGCTGTTACCTTTTAAGTCATCATCTGGAAATGATGTAGAAGCAAAGAAACAAACATTCATTGACAAGCTACCTCAAATCCTTTTGATTCAACTGAAAAGATTCTCTTTTATTAGTAATGCTGATAAAGATAATGGCATGACCAACTATAACGCATACAGTGGCCGTATTGAAAAGATTAGAAAGAAGATTTCTTACGGACACACTCTAGAAATCCCTGATGAAACTTTAGCATCCTCTGCATTGAGGAACAACTCTTCGAAGACATATGAGTTATCAGGTGTTATTTACCATCATGGTATGAGCCCTGATGGAGGTCATTACACTGCTGATGTTTTCCATAAGCAAACTAAGACCTGGTATAGAATTGATGACGTGAATATCACCAAGCTAGAGGATGATGATGTCTTGAAAGGTGGAGAGGACAACATGGACTCCAGAACTGCTTACATTTTAATGTACCAAAATGTGCACTGCTAAGGCATAAATGTAATGACATATTGcaaatattttctattatGTATTACTTTCAATTATCTTAATTCGATAATACTGCTTTTCTGTAAATAAATAGAACTGGCATAGGCATAGATAGATTTATCAAACAattctaatatattttgatatgaaAAATAAGTTATAAAACAACAGGTCATTGTGTTTAAACAGCCATGTTTAGATTTGGTTGAGATATGTTCTTGGTGATTTTACaacaaaacataaaaagTATTATTAAATAGTCGTGATTCAGATGTtatctaaaaaaaataacaaaaaaaaatgatttCGCCCAGGATCGAACTGGGGACGTTCTGCGTGTTAAGCAGATGCCATAACCGACTAGACCACGAAACCATATTAACTTGTTGAAGTGTGGTGTTAATTTGTTGTACTACCGTTTTAGTTTTCCTCCAGATTGTAAGCGTATGCATTCACTCCAAGCCTTTCAGATCTAACCAAACTGAGATGGAATCTCATGAATTTTGGGTTATTTCCCCTGTTGATAATTGATAGAATAGGATAGTAAATTACTACGGACAAGTTAGGGATAGAGTTTTGCAGATAAAAATGgcttttcttcaacaaccCAAATTATCAAATGCACAATTTTAAGAGGGTGTTTTAAGTGAACAAGTTAATTGCAGAAACAAGTTCTCTACCTACCTTTTGAGAGCGCACTCATATGTTCTACACATGAACCGCATTAGTTATAATATTCTCAAaagtatattttctttaacGTGCTTAATTGGTAGCTTTTCCATATACGTTTTATCATAGAGTATAAGATTGAGTCGTACGTTTACTAGCTTTACTTAGAGCAACAAGtatctttattttaatACTCATCAAGTATACTATATAGCACGTAGAAGAATACGAGGTTTCAACAGGACATACAATAATATCGGCTAAATCCTAACCATTTATTTCGAGACTCTAAACCCAAATTTTGAGGtgaaaaaagataaatCACAAAAGACCATCATTCAGTTGTTACTATAAATTTAGAACTTACATCAGTATACTTCTTGATTGTGGCagaaaatatattgttCATGGCATTTGGTTATCTATATTTACATATTGGCACTtaataaatcaaaaagTAGATTTATGATAATTTATTATATCGCTCTTTTTGTATCAAGAGCTTCTCTATGCAACAAAAATGCCCACTAATAAGTCAACTTAAGCAGCAAGGTGATACCAAACCGAATCTACATGATGTTTTAACTGCAGCAAATAGTTGTTACGCCTGGGACATATCAAAAATTGCGAAGCTTACCAAATCAATACAATACGAAAGGTGGTTACAtcagataaaaaaatgtcaATATGTTTCATCCTATATGATCTGAATTTTATAATAACTGATTGTAAAATttagtaaaaataaaatgtaCAAAATTCCAGTACATTTTATTAAGCCTAAATATAGCGCTAATgaatctgaaaaaaaaagtgtcAAACTAGATAGCAGCTGAGACAGATAAAATTTTGCTATGTAAAACAAAGTTTAGCGGGAAATCATTCTTAGTTCTGGATATGATTAATGAAAACTATGATAAACACAATTTAGCCACTAAACTGGAAGGATACTTCGGTGATTATCTTATTACAATGTGCTACCTGTGAAAGTCACTTATCTAATAGTACACCAATTGTTCAGAAATGGGCTTACACCCCAGAAGCTGATAAATTTGTTGTTAGTAGACGTCCAGAACCTGAACAACAGGAATTCCATAAATTACGATGGGAGATCATAAATTACCTTGTTGGAATGCATTTATTTATCTCTTATACCAGAAGAGCCCGGAATCTCATATCTTTCCAGATGAGGGAACTAAGATGGTATCAATATAAGAAAATTGCAAGTATTGCTTTGTCTTAGAATTCTACCAAAATGCAAACAAGTTCATATTACCACATGAAAAATACTAGCAATAGCGCTTTGAACAATAGGAAGCAAAACATAAAACCCAGAAATAATGGACACTAAACAAGACATAGTAATCATATCCGATCGTGAATATAAATAGTTTCAACAATTCTTTCACTGCTATATATTAAACAGCTTTTACTCATGTAATACAGAACATGGCCTCGATAGCGCAAGACAACCTTTGGAAACAGCTACATaacagtttttttttccatatATTTGGAAAAATCCAAATGTTTTTGGTACTTTTAGAtacataataatatttttgatccTAACTTGTAAGTAGACTAGCATGTTCTCAGAGCTTCAACCagttatattttcattttctctTAATCTAATTGTAAAATTTTGGGATTGCTAATATACCAAACTGGGATTCGGGGGACTGATACAAGGCAATACCAAGACTACTGAATTACCTTATTTCAGGATCTTTTATTTACTAAGAATTCCAAACGATTGTGAAGGCTTCAGAGATTCACCTAAATATTTATTCTAGAATAGTCTAATGGggtatatatataataaaataactCTGTCGACATAAGACTTTAACTACctatattaatatatacagGTAGTTGAGTATTTagttaaagaaaaaaagagagtTAGCAAAAAACTTCTGTCCAAACGTTTAAAAAGTAGTTAACATCATTGCCAAAGTTAGGAACAATGAAGCCATTTGCAAATGACCTGCACCGTTGGTGGTTTGAACAGTCACtggaagagaagaagaagacttAGTAGCCTTAGCGTTTTCAGTGTGAGAAGTTCTTAAGCTGCCAGTAGTTTCATGATGAGTAGCAGTGACCTTCTTAGTCTCTGAAGCAGCTTTGCTTTCCACCTTGGATTCAGCAGcaactgaagaagagacaGGCTTGTGGTCTTCTGGGTGAACAGCATGTGGACCAACAGTTGGACAATCAGTGATACATGTAGTAGTAGTAGTGGTAGAAGTATTGTGGTAAGTGGCAGCAATTTCAGAGGAGTGGTGCTTTTCTTCggagtgatggtggtggtcaTCTCTCTCAATGTGGGTCATGGTGCATGGGCAGTCAGTAATTGTCAAAGTAGTTGGCTTGGTAACAATGACAGTCTTATTGTTGTAGGAGAAGGTAGTTGCTTCTGGACAGTAGGTGGTAAATTCGGAGACAACTTCAATTCTGGTAGAAGTGAAAGTGTGTAGATGGTGATCATCATGGTGAGAGACCTCAGCGCTTGAAATAGAAGAAGCACTGGTGGCATTTTGGAACTGACCATTAACAGAAGCAGCAGCACCCAACAAAGTTAACAAAACAGACAATTGCATTTTGAGAATCtgataataaatttttttctgattAGTAGTGGAGTAGCGAATGAAATGATTTTTAACTTTACTGACGCCCTTTGTTGCGTTTCCAATCAAGTTGATAACTATCTGTGTGAAAGACGAATATAggaacaaagaaaaaaggaCACCGAGGTTCACAAAACATTACTGATGAGCTTGCTTTTATAACTTCCAAAATAACCAGAGAGTCATAAAAGTCTGTTAATAAGATATATGCTGATAAATAACTATAGAAAGAGTTTGAAATCTAGTAAAATATTACATTTTGCCAGTACCTGAAAAAGCCTCCTCCACCTCCACTAACAGCgataaaaaataacaatttcCTTTTCGAGAATCAATTATTAACTTTTGGCATTTTGGTGAATTTTCCATTTTGCATTGTTCATTTGGTAAATTGGAAGGCTTATGCTGTTACTTTTTAGTCAGCATTATTGCAACTGTCAGCAAAATGGTTGCTATGCagaatcaagaaaaaaccCAGAATTCAGAACAAAAGACCCAACGCTTTTggaaaacaacaacagtaAACAACACCAAAAATCTGAGTTCACAGAATCATTACTCAAATTAGATCAACAATAAATAAACACTATACCAGAGTTATTTCTCCATAAGTATAAGCTGcataatatatttgagcaaattatcaaaagcTTAATCATGTGATATTTTCGTTTGTAAACACACACAAGCAAAAAAAGTGACGCGAAAACGCGTCACgaaaaattagaaattgGCAAAACggaaaattgaaaaagaaatataaacaatCATTAGGGACGTCAACCCATAAGGAGAGATGATTGGGAAATGCTCATCACCCCAGTAGAAagttttgttttcaattgtttacaagaacaaagaataaaCAAACCAGTTCTATACATCTTTACTTAAGTTAGATTTCAGATCCGGTATTAGCCGCTGATTAGAGGAGGACTACGTTAACCACAGTTGCAAGGAAGCTATACGTTTTTGAAACTAGTGATCCagcaaaaagaaagaaaaagcagTGTTCCAAACCTACTGACTGGAAGAAATACATTCTATAAGGATCAGCAAATCATAGCAGTTGATAGTATATCAAGCACAGGAACAATGTATGACATGGATTTATTAAGGAGAGCTAATCCGGTGTTGTTTTCACCGGAGAGATATGATGAATATCCGCTAGGTTATGATGATCTCATGCAGTATTTGTCTACAAAGGATATAACAAGTCAGAGTGATCCACAACACAACAGACCGTACACGTACATTGACTCACTCGACTTCTTGCTTTACAGTCAGGACGAGGATGAAATAGATATTGATTTGGACAAGAAGTTAGCTTGTGAATATGCGCTATACTACGCTCAGAGCAAGAAGAGACAGAACAAACACAAACGGATGAGTCTTTTGGGCTCGAGGAAGTACTTAGACGATCTGCTT encodes:
- the UBP3 gene encoding mRNA-binding ubiquitin-specific protease UBP3 (CAGL0I06600g~Ortholog(s) have mRNA binding, thiol-dependent ubiquitin-specific protease activity), coding for MHDPQEESYSMYPKTSSPPPPPQANMHFPVYQTPMMYGYSQNPYMYAGQAPGYHFGMMNQGQMMYQPNAIPQQPNGGAGGSKKKWNMNNNMGASSGSSANLSNGKTHNYHNSSHAASYHPQSSSSTSGGSTAKNAYTPAAADPLKFNISKIKEETTSFPMFFNTNEKDFAEAKAKRYHLSLKALDHEEQPIQKEPQVQSEQVKQEEQIQKKQDSQQLSIEEEDIKDLKSGDKTDIVLPETTTNKENIQQGTEIKVSSPEMGNKQASGSPVEETATPYITPAPTPKPAAKSWSAIASSAISKGKPSNVSSPISRPGSTHQQPQKKSKKYVPATPKGLEPLGSVALRMCFDPDYVSYTLDTAKNEDKLPIREIIPRGIINNANICFMSSVLQVLLYCAPFVDILNVVSTRNMNAKSGSSSAKLLDACLTIYKKFDKANYEKEKEKESEKEKPGSKKSSPPAYASITEAVNPDEFYRSLSTIPKFKDLRWGHQEDAEEFLTHLLDQLHEELISAIDSLSENEILNLLQSIHDEDLKIYIIRNLSRYKDAEFIKNMSPQLKDQINKYGTISDDSEEGNGWHEVSGSSKKGKKTKTAAKRTVEFIPSPISNLFGGQFRSVLDIPQNKESQSITLDPFQTIQLDISDPGVDSLEAALKKFSEYELLPFKSSSGNDVEAKKQTFIDKLPQILLIQLKRFSFISNADKDNGMTNYNAYSGRIEKIRKKISYGHTLEIPDETLASSALRNNSSKTYELSGVIYHHGMSPDGGHYTADVFHKQTKTWYRIDDVNITKLEDDDVLKGGEDNMDSRTAYILMYQNVHC
- the YEY2 gene encoding 2-aminoadipate transaminase (CAGL0I06578g~Ortholog(s) have 2-aminoadipate transaminase activity and cytoplasm, nucleus localization), translated to MSMDQPARINFFKGHPSFRLLPNEEIVEATRQLLTSETRDYDDDTRNRHPLTYGPDEGALWVRQQICDFNNRLFGSDSKPEFLNLSSGSSYGCLSVLLHTTLPHTNFTRQAFIISPTYFLINDCFIDAGFGSKLTAIDEEGEDSINFEQLLSKLRHFEELYGNSNGDVSIIQNPNKPTKKVYKYVMYCVPTFANPSGKSYSLETRTKLIEIARRYDMLIICDDVYDLLDYSTDVHEWPRPQKRLVHIDRATAPDDNEFGNTISNATFSKIIAPGLRFGYHETINDKLAAQLSRGGANVSGGTPSQLNSMIVGTILQNGSMERILGKLRETYKTRSVAMWDSLQKHMPKDTHISSPKGGYFVWVTLPPGYDAKKIGKKLKDEHGVILANGSDFEVIGDERGWGDRSVRLSISFLETPDIIEGCELWGKVCKEMAPSS
- the PET122 gene encoding Pet122p (CAGL0I06556g~Ortholog(s) have translation initiation factor activity, role in mitochondrial respiratory chain complex IV biogenesis, positive regulation of mitochondrial translation and integral component of mitochondrial inner membrane localization); amino-acid sequence: MDVRKQLYLQCLNREFAQVLAKVRGMSTESLDYNFLQMYLGRSCQWAHVPSIDYLWMRFVMKEPLLLVRPQVLCDMATIALNNDKGFLPSQLLKHYTMNYLNKRHISFDDPVLYHLNRVKVESFAKGTKDRTTFMEKWKVFLQDIDDKFPTSYKFRIRDYMNLSQASRTATQERLGSMLFDQDQITIKNPTSMSLLLNIILLHKGISTDYKLAIFEQFLRSSNGAALIDDSIQILLRLVDGNSSQLRNLLETLKSVDVKISATTCNEIDSCKAKLQ
- the SPI1 gene encoding Spi1p (CAGL0I06644g~Putative GPI-linked cell wall protein), which produces MQLSVLLTLLGAAASVNGQFQNATSASSISSAEVSHHDDHHLHTFTSTRIEVVSEFTTYCPEATTFSYNNKTVIVTKPTTLTITDCPCTMTHIERDDHHHHSEEKHHSSEIAATYHNTSTTTTTTCITDCPTVGPHAVHPEDHKPVSSSVAAESKVESKAASETKKVTATHHETTGSLRTSHTENAKATKSSSSLPVTVQTTNGAGHLQMASLFLTLAMMLTTF